A genomic window from Pyxicephalus adspersus chromosome 2, UCB_Pads_2.0, whole genome shotgun sequence includes:
- the LOC140323016 gene encoding volume-regulated anion channel subunit LRRC8D-like, giving the protein MITISEAASLSETQSHFKALKPWWDVLMDYLLVLMLMVSFFSSTLLITMDKVVCMPKTKESDKYVTDGFSENRIMPSIAPKEIGHLTRLDYQQYMYVSVVCYHKVVPWQSKYFPYMALINTLVLLVSSNFWFKYPKTSSKVEHFLSILAKCFESPWTTKALEETSDQPPPENTRIKSSSTRSMDYSPRSPMLSEVRFPSIQLPVSTILDKKEEEQAKALFEKIRHFRSHAENSDAVYRVYVGQTVFKVIIVLSVLGYALSLVGSFSFQHTCKPGIQNLMGYSLFTCSHNLAFILEKLLLTYILFLCLYAFMSFYALFWLFRSSLKTYSFQKHSDVTGFGDVPDVKNDFAFMLHMIDRYDSLYSSRFSVFLSAVSEGRLRELALNSEWSINKLKDATGKDAKGRFELQLSMLPAIPKSVYELNELEVLKLELISSARLSGAVSQLKALSELHISHCSVKLDPEALSFIQQRVKILHVRFTDLEEFPSWVYCLKNLRELYLSGNLNCSSNKTIRLHSLRGLSNLRALSLTTNLSQIPSAVMDIAGQLSKLSIQNGDTELGSLSQLRKMNRLLELKLRDCKISKIPSSVSGLTSLQFIDLTSNLIRNVDELGTLQRLRSLTILRLCHNSIFRLPPSIELLLNLEELSISHNKLDHVPVNLFNLVRLKYLDVSFNLIRDIPSEVGHLTRLETLAITANEISSLPHELFRCSRLRSLYAGSNKLSSIPSQIGQLPLLSSLELTGNNLTTLPEEISNCLQLKKGGLDVEEHVLASLTEQLRAKYM; this is encoded by the coding sequence ATGATAACCATAAGCGAGGCTGCCAGTTTGTCCGAAACCCAGTCCCACTTCAAGGCCCTGAAACCATGGTGGGATGTTCTCATGGATTATCTTCTGGTCCTTATGCTGATGGTGTCGTTCTTTTCGTCCACACTTCTTATAACAATGGATAAGGTTGTGTGCATGCCAAAGACGAAAGAATCCGACAAGTACGTAACTGATGGCTTTAGTGAAAATCGAATTATGCCTTCAATAGCACCAAAAGAAATTGGTCATTTAACTCGCTTGGATTATCAGCAGTACATGTATGTGAGTGTTGTTTGTTACCACAAAGTGGTACCTTGGCAGTCCAAATATTTCCCTTATATGGCACTTATCAACACTTTGGTTTTACTGGTCAGCAGCAATTTTTGGTTTAAGTACCCCAAAACATCTTCTAAAGTTGAGCACTTTCTTTCTATTTTggccaaatgttttgaatctccATGGACCACTAAAGCACTTGAGGAAACTAGTGACCAACCTCCACCAGAGAATACCCGTATAAAATCCAGTAGCACGCGCTCCATGGACTATTCACCTAGATCACCAATGCTCAGTGAGGTTAGATTTCCTTCCATCCAGCTCCCTGTCTCTACAATATTGGATAAAAAAGAGGAAGAACAGGCTAAAGCTTTGTTTGAGAAGATACGCCATTTCCGTAGCCATGCTGAAAACTCGGATGCTGTATACAGAGTGTATGTAGGACAGACGGTGTTTAAGGTAATTATAGTATTATCAGTGCTTGGTTATGCACTTAGCTTGGTAGGATCATTCAGTTTTCAGCATACCTGTAAACCTGGTATACAGAATCTTATGGGATATTCCCTGTTCACCTGTTCACACAACTTGGCATTCATACTTGAAAAACTTCTGTTGACTTATATTCTCTTTCTATGTCTATATGCCTTTATGTCCTTTTATGCCCTATTTTGGCTATTCAGAAGTTCCCTCAAGACATACTCTTTTCAAAAACATAGTGATGTGACTGGTTTTGGAGACGTTCCTGATGTCAAGAATGACTTTGCCTTTATGTTGCACATGATAGACCGCTACGACTCATTGTACTCTAGTagattttcagtatttctctcagCTGTGAGCGAAGGACGGCTCAGAGAGCTTGCACTCAATTCTGAATGGTCAATAAACAAGTTGAAAGATGCAACTGGCAAGGATGCTAAAGGAAGGTTTGAGCTGCAACTTTCAATGCTACCTGCAATACCAAAATCTGTTTATGAACTAAATGAGCTTGAAGTTTTGAAGCTAGAATTGATTTCATCTGCAAGGCTTTCAGGAGCAGTTTCCCAGCTTAAGGCGCTCTCTGAGCTCCACATTAGTCATTGTTCTGTCAAATTAGACCCTGAGGCACTAAGTTTTATTCAGCAACGTGTGAAAATTCTTCATGTTAGATTTACAGATTTGGAGGAGTTCCCATCTTGGGTGTACTGTTTAAAGAACTTGCGGGAACTGTACCTATCTGGTAACCTTAACTGTTCAAGCAACAAGACCATTCGTCTACATTCCCTGCGTGGACTTAGTAATCTTAGAGCTCTTTCTTTGACGACCAATCTATCCCAGATACCATCAGCTGTGATGGACATAGCTGGCCAGTTGTCTAAGCTAAGTATACAGAATGGAGACACTGAGCTTGGCTCATTGAGCCAGCTGCGAAAAATGAACCGCTTATTAGAACTCAAGCTCCGCGATTGCAAGATTTCAAAAATTCCTAGTTCAGTTTCTGGCTTAACAAGTTTGCAGTTTATAGATTTGACGTCCAACCTCATCCGGAATGTCGATGAACTTGGAACTCTTCAACGTCTTCGAAGTCTGACCATATTAAGACTGTGCCACAATTCCATATTTCGGCTTCCACCGTCTATTGAACTTTTGCTCAATTTGGAGGAACTTTCTATTTCCCATAATAAGCTTGATCACGTGCCAGTTAACCTTTTCAACCTGGTTAGGTTGAAATATTTAGATGTTAGCTTTAATCTTATAAGAGACATCCCTTCAGAAGTTGGTCACCTTACACGACTAGAGACACTAGCCATTACGGCAAATGAAATTTCTTCCTTGCCTCATGAGTTGTTCCGCTGCTCTAGGCTCAGGTCTCTCTACGCAGGTTCTAACAAGTTGTCCAGTATACCTTCCCAGATTGGACAGCTGCCTTTGCTGTCTAGCTTAGAGCTCACAGGTAATAACCTTACAACCTTACCAGAGGAGATCAGCAAttgtttacaattaaaaaaagggggaCTGGATGTGGAGGAGCATGTATTGGCAAGTTTAACCGAGCAACTAAGGGCCAAGTATATGTAA